DNA sequence from the Spirochaetaceae bacterium genome:
AATAGGTGTTATAGCTTGGTCATTTATTTTAACTCTTCCCCTTGCCTCTATAACGGTAAGACGGCTGCACGATATTAATAAAAGCGGTTGGTATTTTTTTATTTGTTATGTTCCCGGTTTGGGGTTAATTAAAATGCTGGAGTGGACGGCCCAAGAAGGTGATGCAGGTGATAACCGTTTTGGCCCCAATCCTAAAGCTGTAAAAGAGAAATTATAATGGAATATTTTATTGATTGTTTTAAGAAATATGCTGTTTTTAAGGGCAGAGCGCGACGGAAAGAGTATTGGCTGTTTATGTTATTTTTTGAGGGGTTTTTTACTCCATTATGGTTATTGGCTATGTATTATAGCCGCGCCTTTGAGCTGCCATTTATTATCTTTGCCTTAGTCTTTATTACTCCTAAATTTGCCGTAACGGCTAGGCGGTTGCACGATATTAATAAAAGCGGCTGGTGGGCCCTTTTAACTGCGGGCGGATTAATAGCGGTAATTATTTTAACGGCTTGGTGCGTACGCGAAGGTGATGCAGGTGATAACCCCTACGGCCCTAACCCTAAAGCCGAAAGACCAAGCTAATTTATGTTTATTGAATATTTTAAAAATAATTTAACCTTTAAAGGTCGGAGAACTTCTTGGCAGTTTAATGGTTTATTTTGGTTTTATGTTGTTTTAACGGTTATATGGGTAGCTCCCCTTATGTTAATAAGCTACATTGCGGCGGCTAATGAAACCCTTGAAGCCTTTATTAATACAGCAGTTTATAGTACATTTTTTAATGTTTATTTTATTTTTTACGGAGCGCTTGCCATTATAGCTTTTATAGCTGCCGGTGTTAAAAGGCTGCATGATTTTAATAAAAGCGGTTGGTGGCTGCTATTAATATGTATTCCTATTGCCGGGCAGTTTTTAATGTTGTATTGGTTCTTTTTTAAAAAAGGTGATGCGGGTGATAACCGCTTTGGCCCAAACCCTCAAGTCAAAAAAGGTTAATTTTAATAAAAACTTTTTAAATAGCCAAAATTATGCTAAAATAACTATAAGGAAACTTTAAAAAATTACCTGCCCTATAAGAGAGGATACTATGCCTATAAAAACCAACGATTTTTTTACAACAGCTTACACTATAGCCGGTAAGCACGACCCGCGCGGCGAAGCCGGTATTAAACGTTTAAAAGACAAAGCCCAAAAAGCCTACGAAGCCCTTAA
Encoded proteins:
- a CDS encoding DUF805 domain-containing protein, with protein sequence MPYFSDVRTIFIKNLKKFAVFKGRTDPKEHRLFCVFYSVLAGLLVTPAVLVLALFLMMNEGNFNHTAALILIGVIAWSFILTLPLASITVRRLHDINKSGWYFFICYVPGLGLIKMLEWTAQEGDAGDNRFGPNPKAVKEKL
- a CDS encoding DUF805 domain-containing protein; this translates as MEYFIDCFKKYAVFKGRARRKEYWLFMLFFEGFFTPLWLLAMYYSRAFELPFIIFALVFITPKFAVTARRLHDINKSGWWALLTAGGLIAVIILTAWCVREGDAGDNPYGPNPKAERPS
- a CDS encoding DUF805 domain-containing protein, with protein sequence MFIEYFKNNLTFKGRRTSWQFNGLFWFYVVLTVIWVAPLMLISYIAAANETLEAFINTAVYSTFFNVYFIFYGALAIIAFIAAGVKRLHDFNKSGWWLLLICIPIAGQFLMLYWFFFKKGDAGDNRFGPNPQVKKG